The Aedes aegypti strain LVP_AGWG chromosome 3, AaegL5.0 Primary Assembly, whole genome shotgun sequence genome contains a region encoding:
- the LOC5572259 gene encoding uncharacterized protein LOC5572259, protein MLRNSEEICRNWNRRSASKMWHLKSLFVLFLINVSDAQFKILGIASNRANSGDSKLELVQIKPLKSDSTESIQSRSFQDVPISTLSPNGTTIATTERSTTVEAQTSKIIKLQIMNSTAARNASNREGKLQYENHRTDNDIINISPLRSSSLISGPSSSHRRRATGSVKLTGDSDLFYIQKPSSPAPFKKHHQPKENDVTAKDFAIQRYKRRKYKSKCRCERIWNCPRIQISIARCAPDFFMCCFKRWQSEGKHFKSDKLG, encoded by the coding sequence ATCACTCTTTGTTCTGTTTTTAATCAACGTCAGTGATGCACAATTCAAAATCCTTGGAATTGCATCTAATCGAGCAAACAGTGGTGACAGTAAACTTGAATTGGTTCAAATCAAGCCACTGAAATCAGATTCAACAGAATCCATCCAGTCAAGATCCTTTCAAGATGTTCCCATATCAACCTTAAGTCCGAATGGGACTACCATTGCAACAACTGAAAGATCCACAACCGTGGAAGCGCAAACcagtaaaataataaaactaCAAATTATGAACTCGACGGCAGCTCGCAACGCTTCTAATAGGGAAGGAAAACTCCAGTACGAAAACCATCGCACAGACAACGACATCATCAACATAAGTCCACTGCGGTCTTCATCGCTAATTAGTGGTCCCTCCTCGTCACATCGCCGCAGAGCAACGGGATCGGTCAAACTGACCGGAGATTCCGATCTTTTCTACATTCAGAAGCCCTCGTCCCCTGCACCGTTCAAAAAACACCACCAACCGAAAGAAAACGACGTGACCGCTAAAGATTTTGCGATCCAACGGTACAAGCGTCGAAAGTACAAATCCAAGTGCCGCTGCGAACGAATTTGGAACTGCCCTCGGATTCAGATCTCAATTGCCAGGTGCGCGCCTGATTTCTTCATGTGCTGCTTCAAACGGTGGCAATCAGAGGGTAAACATTTTAAGAGTGATAAATTAGGCTAA